The proteins below come from a single Miscanthus floridulus cultivar M001 chromosome 1, ASM1932011v1, whole genome shotgun sequence genomic window:
- the LOC136539095 gene encoding uncharacterized protein isoform X1, producing the protein MKGSMADGGIVVAICQYGGEFTSGPNGNLTYKGGEAHAVDVTRDMPLESFKDEVSKVFHVDVTDMSLKYFLPNNYRTLITISCDRDLQRMVDFTISAAQVEVFLISRVENRSVVTYSGGSAIKPGSNAPGDKRKRPPSKNKVSKSNKKTPTPSAPGTSVQPSASNVKQPRPIVTENDDNSRYHHISEIRVFQLEFGSDVAFATPAGGASTAPGILDQQNLALVDTAPREPIGLFDDSGDPYVGSEITADPQHGLDNPVMFWDDIIKGVGQEFDNVKDFRAQLCKYAIGKGFAYRFIKNETTRVTVKCVAEGCTWRLHASESSRNKKFVIKKMTDEHTCGGGNGEGQRRATRQWLTTVIKEKLHDNPVMKPKDLVKEIYEQYGVTLTYSQVWRGKEVAQKELYHAIRETYSHLPWYCERLTESNPGSIALLSPMVDTKFRRFFVAFHASLHGFTNGCRPLLFLDKVPLKATNEYKLLVAAAVDADDGVFPVAFSVVEDENYESWVWFLMQLKFPIQNHSYAYNAMTFLSSGQKGLDAAVSQVFGDSHHAFCLHHIMEEFKGELRKGPWSQQIREGIIEDFTRAAQACSIEDFNASIESIRNISTEAAEWIIASKPEHWSDAIFRGCRYDHFSSNIVDAFNNWIPTKKEGSIVLMVDSLRTKIMEIIETRLEACKAWSGPLTPSMEYKAQEEMMKAGKMTVLCSSETVFEVRGNAIFVVNLANWECTCRRWQLSGLPCLHAVAVFNRIGRSFYDYCSKFFRIESYHMTYSGTIFPIPDMDTVDFSAGANLIPPPKPRTSDKPRRKRINPNKVPTVIRLCSRCKQAGHNKATCEVIL; encoded by the exons ATGAAAG GAAGCATGGCGGATGGGGGTATTGTGGTAGCCATTTGCCAATATGGTGGAGAATTCACTTCTGGCCCCAATGGTAATTTGACATACAAAGGAGGCGAGGCGCATGCTGTTGATGTTACTCGTGATATGCCACTGGAGAGCTTCAAGGATGAGGTGTCCAAGGTGTTCCATGTTGATGTCACTGACATGTCATTGAAGTACTTCCTTCCGAATAATTACAGAACGCTCATCACAATATCATGTGATCGAGATTTACAAAGGATGGTTGATTTTACTATCAGTGCTGCGCAAGTGGAAGTTTTCTTGATTAGTAGAGTAGAAAACAG GAGTGTTGTTACTTACTCTGGAGGTTCTGCAATTAAGCCTGGCTCTAATGCTCCTGGTGACAAAAGGAAAAGGCCACCTTCCAAAAACAA GGTATCGAAAAGTAACAAGAAGACTCCGACTCCCAGTGCTCCTGGCACTTCAGTCCAACCTAGTGCCAGTAATGTGAAACAGCCAAGACCAATTGTTACTGAAAATGATGACAACAG TCGCTATCATCATATTTCTGAAATCAGGGTTTTCCAACTGGAATTTGGAAGCGATGTTGCCTTTGCCACCCCAGCTGGAGGTGCTTCCACTGCACCAGGCATTCTGGATCAGCaaaatcttgctcttgttgaTACTGCACCTCG GGAACCAATTGGCCTTTTTGATGATTCGGGTGACCCGTATGTTGGTTCTGAGATCACTGCAGATCCTCAGCATGGACTTGACAATCCTGTTATGTTTTGGGATGACATTATCAAAGGTGTTGGTCAAGAGTTTGATAATGTGAAGGATTTCCGTGCTCAATTGTGCAAATATGCCATTGGGAAAGGATTTGCGTACCGGTTCATTAAAAATGAAACTACTCGTGTCACGGTAAAATGTGTTGCGGAGGGCTGCACGTGGCGGTTGCATGCATCCGAGTCATCTCGTAACAAGAAATTTGTAATCAAGAAAATGACAGATGAGCATACATGTggaggaggaaatggagaaggtCAGCGTCGAGCGACAAGACAATGGCTGACTACCGTTATTAAGGAGAAGCTGCATGATAATCCGGTGATGAAGCCAAAGGACCTTGTCAAGGAAATATATGAACAATATGGAGTTACACTGACCTATTCACAGGTCTGGCGAGGTAAAGAAGTAGCGCAGAAGGAACTGTATCATGCTATCAGGGAGACTTACAGCCATTTGCCCTGGTATTGTGAGAGGCTTACAGAGTCCAACCCAGGAAGTATTGCTTTGTTATCTCCAATGGTGGATACAAAATTCCGTCGCTTTTTTGTTGCATTTCATGCTTCTTTGCATGGTTTTACAAATGGGTGCAGACCCCTATTGTTTCTTGATAAGGTTCCACTGAAAGCAACAAATGAGTACAAGTTGCTGGTCGCTGCTGCAGTCGATGCAGACGATGGTGTCTTTCCAGTGGCATTTAGTGTGGTTGAGGATGAAAACTATGAAAGTTGGGTTTGGTTCTTAATGCAGCTGAAATTTCCTATTCAAAATCACAGCTACGCTTACAATGCCATGACATTCTTGTCCAGTGGACAAAAAGGTCTGGATGCTGCTGTTTCTCAAGTTTTTGGAGATAGCCATCACGCCTTCTGTTTGCATCATATCATGGAGGAATTCAAAGGAGAGCTGAGAAAGGGGCCATGGTCACAACAAATAAGAGAGGGGATTATTGAGGATTTTACTCGCGCTGCTCAAGCCTGTAGTATCGAAGATTTTAATGCGTCCATTGAGAGCATTAGGAATATATCCACTGAAGCTGCTGAGTGGATCATAGCAAGCAAGCCTGAGCATTGGTCTGATGCCATTTTCAGAGGCTGTCGATACGATCATTTCTCCTCAAACATTGTCGATGCCTTCAATAACTGGATACCAACCAAGAAGGAGGGTTCAATTGTGCTGATGGTTGACTCATTGAGAACAAAAATAATGGAGATAATAGAAACAAGGCTTGAGGCTTGCAAGGCATGGTCCGGACCTTTGACGCCTTCCATGGAATACAAAGCACAGGAGGAGATGATGAAGGCTGGTAAAATGACTGTTCTGTGCTCTTCTGAAACTGTGTTTGAAGTGCGGGGCAATGCAATTTTTGTCGTTAATCTTGCAAATTGGGAATGCACCTGCCGGAGGTGGCAGCTTTCTGGCCTCCCATGCTTGCATGCTGTTGCTGTGTTCAACAGGATTGGGCGATCTTTCTATGATTACTGCTCGAAGTTTTTCAGAATAGAGAGCTACCATATGACTTATTCAGGAACGATCTTCCCAATACCTGATATGGATACTGTTGATTTTAGTGCTGGGGCAAATTTAATCCCACCTCCCAAACCACGCACATCGGATAAACCAAGAAGGAAGCGGATTAACCCCAACAAGGTCCCCACAGTAATACGGCTCTGCAGCAGgtgcaagcaagcaggccacAACAAGGCAACTTGTGAAGTTATTTTGTAG
- the LOC136539095 gene encoding uncharacterized protein isoform X3 codes for MKGSMADGGIVVAICQYGGEFTSGPNGNLTYKGGEAHAVDVTRDMPLESFKDEVSKVFHVDVTDMSLKYFLPNNYRTLITISCDRDLQRMVDFTISAAQVEVFLISRVENRSVVTYSGGSAIKPGSNAPGDKRKRPPSKNKVSKSNKKTPTPSAPGTSVQPSASNVKQPRPIVTENDDNRVFQLEFGSDVAFATPAGGASTAPGILDQQNLALVDTAPREPIGLFDDSGDPYVGSEITADPQHGLDNPVMFWDDIIKGVGQEFDNVKDFRAQLCKYAIGKGFAYRFIKNETTRVTVKCVAEGCTWRLHASESSRNKKFVIKKMTDEHTCGGGNGEGQRRATRQWLTTVIKEKLHDNPVMKPKDLVKEIYEQYGVTLTYSQVWRGKEVAQKELYHAIRETYSHLPWYCERLTESNPGSIALLSPMVDTKFRRFFVAFHASLHGFTNGCRPLLFLDKVPLKATNEYKLLVAAAVDADDGVFPVAFSVVEDENYESWVWFLMQLKFPIQNHSYAYNAMTFLSSGQKGLDAAVSQVFGDSHHAFCLHHIMEEFKGELRKGPWSQQIREGIIEDFTRAAQACSIEDFNASIESIRNISTEAAEWIIASKPEHWSDAIFRGCRYDHFSSNIVDAFNNWIPTKKEGSIVLMVDSLRTKIMEIIETRLEACKAWSGPLTPSMEYKAQEEMMKAGKMTVLCSSETVFEVRGNAIFVVNLANWECTCRRWQLSGLPCLHAVAVFNRIGRSFYDYCSKFFRIESYHMTYSGTIFPIPDMDTVDFSAGANLIPPPKPRTSDKPRRKRINPNKVPTVIRLCSRCKQAGHNKATCEVIL; via the exons ATGAAAG GAAGCATGGCGGATGGGGGTATTGTGGTAGCCATTTGCCAATATGGTGGAGAATTCACTTCTGGCCCCAATGGTAATTTGACATACAAAGGAGGCGAGGCGCATGCTGTTGATGTTACTCGTGATATGCCACTGGAGAGCTTCAAGGATGAGGTGTCCAAGGTGTTCCATGTTGATGTCACTGACATGTCATTGAAGTACTTCCTTCCGAATAATTACAGAACGCTCATCACAATATCATGTGATCGAGATTTACAAAGGATGGTTGATTTTACTATCAGTGCTGCGCAAGTGGAAGTTTTCTTGATTAGTAGAGTAGAAAACAG GAGTGTTGTTACTTACTCTGGAGGTTCTGCAATTAAGCCTGGCTCTAATGCTCCTGGTGACAAAAGGAAAAGGCCACCTTCCAAAAACAA GGTATCGAAAAGTAACAAGAAGACTCCGACTCCCAGTGCTCCTGGCACTTCAGTCCAACCTAGTGCCAGTAATGTGAAACAGCCAAGACCAATTGTTACTGAAAATGATGACAACAG GGTTTTCCAACTGGAATTTGGAAGCGATGTTGCCTTTGCCACCCCAGCTGGAGGTGCTTCCACTGCACCAGGCATTCTGGATCAGCaaaatcttgctcttgttgaTACTGCACCTCG GGAACCAATTGGCCTTTTTGATGATTCGGGTGACCCGTATGTTGGTTCTGAGATCACTGCAGATCCTCAGCATGGACTTGACAATCCTGTTATGTTTTGGGATGACATTATCAAAGGTGTTGGTCAAGAGTTTGATAATGTGAAGGATTTCCGTGCTCAATTGTGCAAATATGCCATTGGGAAAGGATTTGCGTACCGGTTCATTAAAAATGAAACTACTCGTGTCACGGTAAAATGTGTTGCGGAGGGCTGCACGTGGCGGTTGCATGCATCCGAGTCATCTCGTAACAAGAAATTTGTAATCAAGAAAATGACAGATGAGCATACATGTggaggaggaaatggagaaggtCAGCGTCGAGCGACAAGACAATGGCTGACTACCGTTATTAAGGAGAAGCTGCATGATAATCCGGTGATGAAGCCAAAGGACCTTGTCAAGGAAATATATGAACAATATGGAGTTACACTGACCTATTCACAGGTCTGGCGAGGTAAAGAAGTAGCGCAGAAGGAACTGTATCATGCTATCAGGGAGACTTACAGCCATTTGCCCTGGTATTGTGAGAGGCTTACAGAGTCCAACCCAGGAAGTATTGCTTTGTTATCTCCAATGGTGGATACAAAATTCCGTCGCTTTTTTGTTGCATTTCATGCTTCTTTGCATGGTTTTACAAATGGGTGCAGACCCCTATTGTTTCTTGATAAGGTTCCACTGAAAGCAACAAATGAGTACAAGTTGCTGGTCGCTGCTGCAGTCGATGCAGACGATGGTGTCTTTCCAGTGGCATTTAGTGTGGTTGAGGATGAAAACTATGAAAGTTGGGTTTGGTTCTTAATGCAGCTGAAATTTCCTATTCAAAATCACAGCTACGCTTACAATGCCATGACATTCTTGTCCAGTGGACAAAAAGGTCTGGATGCTGCTGTTTCTCAAGTTTTTGGAGATAGCCATCACGCCTTCTGTTTGCATCATATCATGGAGGAATTCAAAGGAGAGCTGAGAAAGGGGCCATGGTCACAACAAATAAGAGAGGGGATTATTGAGGATTTTACTCGCGCTGCTCAAGCCTGTAGTATCGAAGATTTTAATGCGTCCATTGAGAGCATTAGGAATATATCCACTGAAGCTGCTGAGTGGATCATAGCAAGCAAGCCTGAGCATTGGTCTGATGCCATTTTCAGAGGCTGTCGATACGATCATTTCTCCTCAAACATTGTCGATGCCTTCAATAACTGGATACCAACCAAGAAGGAGGGTTCAATTGTGCTGATGGTTGACTCATTGAGAACAAAAATAATGGAGATAATAGAAACAAGGCTTGAGGCTTGCAAGGCATGGTCCGGACCTTTGACGCCTTCCATGGAATACAAAGCACAGGAGGAGATGATGAAGGCTGGTAAAATGACTGTTCTGTGCTCTTCTGAAACTGTGTTTGAAGTGCGGGGCAATGCAATTTTTGTCGTTAATCTTGCAAATTGGGAATGCACCTGCCGGAGGTGGCAGCTTTCTGGCCTCCCATGCTTGCATGCTGTTGCTGTGTTCAACAGGATTGGGCGATCTTTCTATGATTACTGCTCGAAGTTTTTCAGAATAGAGAGCTACCATATGACTTATTCAGGAACGATCTTCCCAATACCTGATATGGATACTGTTGATTTTAGTGCTGGGGCAAATTTAATCCCACCTCCCAAACCACGCACATCGGATAAACCAAGAAGGAAGCGGATTAACCCCAACAAGGTCCCCACAGTAATACGGCTCTGCAGCAGgtgcaagcaagcaggccacAACAAGGCAACTTGTGAAGTTATTTTGTAG
- the LOC136539095 gene encoding uncharacterized protein isoform X2, translated as MADGGIVVAICQYGGEFTSGPNGNLTYKGGEAHAVDVTRDMPLESFKDEVSKVFHVDVTDMSLKYFLPNNYRTLITISCDRDLQRMVDFTISAAQVEVFLISRVENRSVVTYSGGSAIKPGSNAPGDKRKRPPSKNKVSKSNKKTPTPSAPGTSVQPSASNVKQPRPIVTENDDNSRYHHISEIRVFQLEFGSDVAFATPAGGASTAPGILDQQNLALVDTAPREPIGLFDDSGDPYVGSEITADPQHGLDNPVMFWDDIIKGVGQEFDNVKDFRAQLCKYAIGKGFAYRFIKNETTRVTVKCVAEGCTWRLHASESSRNKKFVIKKMTDEHTCGGGNGEGQRRATRQWLTTVIKEKLHDNPVMKPKDLVKEIYEQYGVTLTYSQVWRGKEVAQKELYHAIRETYSHLPWYCERLTESNPGSIALLSPMVDTKFRRFFVAFHASLHGFTNGCRPLLFLDKVPLKATNEYKLLVAAAVDADDGVFPVAFSVVEDENYESWVWFLMQLKFPIQNHSYAYNAMTFLSSGQKGLDAAVSQVFGDSHHAFCLHHIMEEFKGELRKGPWSQQIREGIIEDFTRAAQACSIEDFNASIESIRNISTEAAEWIIASKPEHWSDAIFRGCRYDHFSSNIVDAFNNWIPTKKEGSIVLMVDSLRTKIMEIIETRLEACKAWSGPLTPSMEYKAQEEMMKAGKMTVLCSSETVFEVRGNAIFVVNLANWECTCRRWQLSGLPCLHAVAVFNRIGRSFYDYCSKFFRIESYHMTYSGTIFPIPDMDTVDFSAGANLIPPPKPRTSDKPRRKRINPNKVPTVIRLCSRCKQAGHNKATCEVIL; from the exons ATGGCGGATGGGGGTATTGTGGTAGCCATTTGCCAATATGGTGGAGAATTCACTTCTGGCCCCAATGGTAATTTGACATACAAAGGAGGCGAGGCGCATGCTGTTGATGTTACTCGTGATATGCCACTGGAGAGCTTCAAGGATGAGGTGTCCAAGGTGTTCCATGTTGATGTCACTGACATGTCATTGAAGTACTTCCTTCCGAATAATTACAGAACGCTCATCACAATATCATGTGATCGAGATTTACAAAGGATGGTTGATTTTACTATCAGTGCTGCGCAAGTGGAAGTTTTCTTGATTAGTAGAGTAGAAAACAG GAGTGTTGTTACTTACTCTGGAGGTTCTGCAATTAAGCCTGGCTCTAATGCTCCTGGTGACAAAAGGAAAAGGCCACCTTCCAAAAACAA GGTATCGAAAAGTAACAAGAAGACTCCGACTCCCAGTGCTCCTGGCACTTCAGTCCAACCTAGTGCCAGTAATGTGAAACAGCCAAGACCAATTGTTACTGAAAATGATGACAACAG TCGCTATCATCATATTTCTGAAATCAGGGTTTTCCAACTGGAATTTGGAAGCGATGTTGCCTTTGCCACCCCAGCTGGAGGTGCTTCCACTGCACCAGGCATTCTGGATCAGCaaaatcttgctcttgttgaTACTGCACCTCG GGAACCAATTGGCCTTTTTGATGATTCGGGTGACCCGTATGTTGGTTCTGAGATCACTGCAGATCCTCAGCATGGACTTGACAATCCTGTTATGTTTTGGGATGACATTATCAAAGGTGTTGGTCAAGAGTTTGATAATGTGAAGGATTTCCGTGCTCAATTGTGCAAATATGCCATTGGGAAAGGATTTGCGTACCGGTTCATTAAAAATGAAACTACTCGTGTCACGGTAAAATGTGTTGCGGAGGGCTGCACGTGGCGGTTGCATGCATCCGAGTCATCTCGTAACAAGAAATTTGTAATCAAGAAAATGACAGATGAGCATACATGTggaggaggaaatggagaaggtCAGCGTCGAGCGACAAGACAATGGCTGACTACCGTTATTAAGGAGAAGCTGCATGATAATCCGGTGATGAAGCCAAAGGACCTTGTCAAGGAAATATATGAACAATATGGAGTTACACTGACCTATTCACAGGTCTGGCGAGGTAAAGAAGTAGCGCAGAAGGAACTGTATCATGCTATCAGGGAGACTTACAGCCATTTGCCCTGGTATTGTGAGAGGCTTACAGAGTCCAACCCAGGAAGTATTGCTTTGTTATCTCCAATGGTGGATACAAAATTCCGTCGCTTTTTTGTTGCATTTCATGCTTCTTTGCATGGTTTTACAAATGGGTGCAGACCCCTATTGTTTCTTGATAAGGTTCCACTGAAAGCAACAAATGAGTACAAGTTGCTGGTCGCTGCTGCAGTCGATGCAGACGATGGTGTCTTTCCAGTGGCATTTAGTGTGGTTGAGGATGAAAACTATGAAAGTTGGGTTTGGTTCTTAATGCAGCTGAAATTTCCTATTCAAAATCACAGCTACGCTTACAATGCCATGACATTCTTGTCCAGTGGACAAAAAGGTCTGGATGCTGCTGTTTCTCAAGTTTTTGGAGATAGCCATCACGCCTTCTGTTTGCATCATATCATGGAGGAATTCAAAGGAGAGCTGAGAAAGGGGCCATGGTCACAACAAATAAGAGAGGGGATTATTGAGGATTTTACTCGCGCTGCTCAAGCCTGTAGTATCGAAGATTTTAATGCGTCCATTGAGAGCATTAGGAATATATCCACTGAAGCTGCTGAGTGGATCATAGCAAGCAAGCCTGAGCATTGGTCTGATGCCATTTTCAGAGGCTGTCGATACGATCATTTCTCCTCAAACATTGTCGATGCCTTCAATAACTGGATACCAACCAAGAAGGAGGGTTCAATTGTGCTGATGGTTGACTCATTGAGAACAAAAATAATGGAGATAATAGAAACAAGGCTTGAGGCTTGCAAGGCATGGTCCGGACCTTTGACGCCTTCCATGGAATACAAAGCACAGGAGGAGATGATGAAGGCTGGTAAAATGACTGTTCTGTGCTCTTCTGAAACTGTGTTTGAAGTGCGGGGCAATGCAATTTTTGTCGTTAATCTTGCAAATTGGGAATGCACCTGCCGGAGGTGGCAGCTTTCTGGCCTCCCATGCTTGCATGCTGTTGCTGTGTTCAACAGGATTGGGCGATCTTTCTATGATTACTGCTCGAAGTTTTTCAGAATAGAGAGCTACCATATGACTTATTCAGGAACGATCTTCCCAATACCTGATATGGATACTGTTGATTTTAGTGCTGGGGCAAATTTAATCCCACCTCCCAAACCACGCACATCGGATAAACCAAGAAGGAAGCGGATTAACCCCAACAAGGTCCCCACAGTAATACGGCTCTGCAGCAGgtgcaagcaagcaggccacAACAAGGCAACTTGTGAAGTTATTTTGTAG
- the LOC136491349 gene encoding proline-rich receptor-like protein kinase PERK7 produces the protein MASTPQSSPSRSKQLPPSQASASAPKSSTNSPSPPKGESTSSPASKSSSLSPPPPRKSASASSSSKDGKKKSSSSSSSDNTSAVITGVVLGVVGFALLLSIVACVCCAKKKKRPPPMNMPFYTDEKGNVYYPNAGLPPMWQQYGSNGSIPPPPGWHHGGGNPLSPSPGSVAAPLSGEMYSSGPHGPPLPPPSPNVALGFSKSSFSYEELAAATSGFSSANMLGQGGFGYVYKGVLAGSGKEVAVKQLKSGSGQGEREFQAEVEIISRVHHRHLVSLVGYCMAGNQRMLVYEFVANNTLEHHLYAKDGPVMDWNTRMKIALGSAKGLAYLHEDCHPRIIHRDIKAANILLDNNFEAMVADFGLAKLTTDTNTHVSTRVMGTFGYLAPEYASSGKLTDRSDVFSFGVMLLELLTGRRPIDTTNYMEDSLVDWARPLLGAALAGETGFAELVDPRLGGEYSAVEVERLAACAAASTRHSAKRRPKMSQIVRALEGDASLEDLHQDGVKPGQSVLFSSGGSDNISRFRQIAFDSGEYGDYTSDYSTDSSVGGRPPRRP, from the exons ATGGCCTCCACCCCACAGTCTTCGCCATCAAGGTCCAAGCAGTTGCCACCATCACAAGCATCAGCTTCGGCACCGAAATCATCTACAAACTCACCCTCGCCACCAAAGGGTGAATCGACTTCATCTCCTGCATCGAAATCATCGTCACTCTCACCGCCACCACCGAGAAAAAGTGCTAGTGCCTCTTCTAGCTCTAAAGATGGGAAGAAGAAGTCATCTTCGTCGTCATCGTCAGATAATACAAGCGCTGTGATCACCGGCGTGGTGCTGGGGGTGGTGGGCTTTGCCCTGTTGTTGTCCATCGTGGCGTGCGTGTGCTGCGCCAAGAAGAAGAAACGTCCGCCCCCAATGAACATGCCCTTCTACACCGACGAGAAAG GCAATGTGTATTACCCCAACGCTGGTCTGCCGCCCATGTGGCAGCAATATGGCAGCAACGGCAGCATCCCTCCTCCGCCGGGATGGCACCACGGCGGCGGGAACCCGCTGTCGCCATCACCGGGCTCGGTGGCGGCGCCCCTGAGCGGCGAGATGTACTCGTCCGGCCCCCacggccctcccctccctccaccTTCACCGAACGTGGCGCTGGGGTTCTCCAAGAGCTCCTTCTCGTACGAGGAGCTCGCGGCGGCGACGTCGGGCTTCTCGTCGGCGAACATGCTGGGGCAGGGCGGGTTCGGGTACGTGTACAAGGGCGTGCTCGCCGGCAGCGGGAAGGAGGTGGCGGTGAAGCAGCTCAAGTCCGGCAGCGGGCAGGGGGAGCGCGAGTTCCAGGCGGAGGTGGAGATCATCAGCCGCGTGCACCACCGCCACCTGGTGTCGCTCGTCGGCTACTGCATGGCCGGCAACCAGCGCATGCTCGTCTACGAGTTCGTGGCCAACAACACGCTGGAGCACCACCTGTATGCCAAGGACGGGCCCGTCATGGACTGGAACACCCGCATGAAGATCGCGCTCGGCTCCGCCAAGGGCCTCGCCTACCTCCACGAGGACTGCCATCCTCGGATCATCCACCGCGACATCAAGGCGGCCAACATCCTGCTGGACAACAACTTCGAGGCCATGGTGGCGGACTTCGGGCTGGCCAAGCTCACCACGGACACCAACACGCACGTGTCCACGCGCGTGATGGGCACCTTCGGCTACCTGGCGCCGGAGTACGCGTCCAGCGGGAAGCTCACGGACAGGTCGGACGTCTTCTCCTTCGGCGTCATGCTGCTGGAGCTGCTCACGGGGCGCCGCCCCATCGACACCACCAACTACATGGAGGACAGCCTCGTGGACTGGGCGCGCCCGCTGCTGGGCGCCGCGCTGGCGGGGGAGACGGGCTTCGCCGAGCTCGTCGACCCCCGCCTGGGAGGCGAGTACTCGGCCGTGGAGGTGGAGCGCTTGGCGGCCTGCGCCGCCGCCAGTACCCGCCACTCGGCCAAGCGCCGCCCCAAGATGAGCCAGATCGTGCGCGCGCTGGAGGGCGACGCGTCGCTGGAGGATCTGCACCAGGACGGCGTCAAGCCGGGGCAGAGCGTGCTCTTCTCCAGCGGTGGCTCCGACAACATCTCCCGCTTTAGGCAGATCGCCTTCGACAGCGGCGAGTACGGCGACTACACCTCGGACTACAGCACCGACTCCTCCGTCGGTGGCCGACCGCCGCGCAGGCCATGA